Proteins from one Vicinamibacterales bacterium genomic window:
- a CDS encoding TIGR02757 family protein, with translation MEALYAGYNVERAVADPVWIIHRYHQPHDREVVGFIAAALAFGRVQSVLNSIEGMLQVMGPSPAAFVRAFDPARDRKQFDHLVHRWTKGADMAALVWVMHQMIREAGSLEGFFAAGLAAGAVDVGDALQSFSTRALALNQTAVYGRSKPQPGVAYFFSRPSSGGACKRLNLFLRWMARKDQVDLGVWSRVQPGQLIVPLDTHVIRVGQCLRLTKLKSPGWRMAADITKSLRGLDPIDPVKFDFSICHLGMMNACGFGKKQGDSQCPLKGCCRP, from the coding sequence TTGGAAGCACTCTACGCCGGCTACAACGTCGAGCGTGCCGTGGCCGATCCGGTTTGGATCATCCACCGATACCACCAACCCCACGACCGGGAAGTAGTGGGCTTCATCGCCGCGGCGCTGGCATTCGGCCGCGTCCAAAGCGTGCTCAACTCCATCGAGGGCATGCTGCAGGTGATGGGGCCGTCGCCGGCGGCGTTCGTGCGCGCGTTCGATCCCGCTCGCGATCGAAAGCAGTTCGACCACCTGGTGCACCGGTGGACGAAGGGCGCCGACATGGCGGCGCTGGTCTGGGTGATGCACCAGATGATTCGCGAGGCCGGGTCGCTCGAGGGGTTCTTCGCTGCCGGCCTGGCAGCCGGCGCGGTCGACGTCGGCGACGCGCTGCAGTCGTTCTCGACGCGTGCCCTGGCGCTGAATCAGACGGCAGTCTACGGTCGTTCGAAGCCCCAGCCCGGTGTCGCCTATTTCTTCTCCCGTCCCTCGTCCGGCGGCGCCTGCAAGCGGCTGAACCTCTTCCTGCGCTGGATGGCGCGGAAGGATCAGGTGGACCTCGGCGTGTGGTCGCGCGTGCAGCCCGGCCAGCTGATTGTCCCGCTCGACACGCACGTGATTCGCGTGGGGCAGTGTCTGCGCCTGACGAAGCTCAAGAGCCCGGGTTGGCGAATGGCGGCCGACATCACCAAGTCGCTGCGCGGGCTCGATCCGATCGATCCCGTGAAGTTCGACTTCTCGATCTGCCACCTGGGCATGATGAATGCGTGCGGGTTCGGCAAGAAGCAGGGCGATTCACAGTGTCCACTTAAAGGATGTTGTCGTCCGTAA